The Deinococcus hopiensis KR-140 sequence GCGGCTACTACGGCTTTCTGAACCTGGCCCCCGGTCCCGTCGAAATTCGCGTCGGCGGTCAGCGCTGGGCCGAGCCCGTGCCGGAGGTAGGCGTGGTGCGGTACCCAGACCTGCTCGTGCGTGACGCGCCGTTAGCAAGCGGCACCGCGCGGTGAAGCGCTGGGTGCTGGCCGTGTGCCCGCTCGCCGCCGCTGGCTTCTCTTGCGGGAATCGGGCGGTCCACGCCCGGGACCTCCTTTCAGACTCAGTTCACGGGCCTGCCCCCCTTCGCCTGAGGTGCGCGACTTCTCCGCGGGAACCCTGGAAGACTGGCGGCCGCGGGCATCCCCAATGGCACGGCGAGCGCTGGTTGGACATCCGCCGTCTGGACCTCCTCGCGCCCCCCGTACGGGCGGAGCAAGACCGTTGCCGCGCCCTGGGTTTCGGTGGGGTGGATCCTGGCAACCTGGACGGGTACGGGGTGAACCCGGGCTTTCCCGGGAGGACGCGCTGCGCTACGCCCACTGGCTGACGCGCGGGGCGCATCTGCTCGGCCTGAAGAACGTGCCGGACCTCGTG is a genomic window containing:
- a CDS encoding endo alpha-1,4 polygalactosaminidase codes for the protein MCPLAAAGFSCGNRAVHARDLLSDSVHGPAPLRLRCATSPREPWKTGGRGHPQWHGERWLDIRRLDLLAPPVRAEQDRCRALGFGGVDPGNLDGYGVNPGFPGRTRCATPTG